In the genome of Campylobacter helveticus, the window TAATTTTGTAGTCGTAAGAGCAGAGGACTCACAAAGTGCAAAAACTAAAGTTATCGATAAGGTTTTAAGGAGTGAAAAACTTCGAAATTTTATCGAGGAAAACTATAAAGATATTTTAATTCCGGGTTTTTAAGGAGGAAAAATGAAAAAAATTATTTTAATTATTAGCTTATTGTTTCATTTTGCTTTTGCAAATGATAAAACCATAATTATAGGTGCTACACCTACTCCACACGCTGAAATCTTGGAATTTAGCAAAGCTTTATTTAAAGAAAAAGGTTGGAATTTGGAAGTGAAGGAATTTGCTGATTATGTGTTGCCAAATTTAGCTTTAGCACAGGGGGATTTAGATGCAAATTTATATCAACATAAGCCTTTTTTAGATGAGTTTAATGCTAATCAAAAAAGCAAGTTAGTCGCAGTAGATAATATCATTTTGGTGCCTATGGCTGGGTATTCTAAAAAAATTAAGAACAAAAGCTTAATTCCACAAAATGCTAAAATCGCTATCCCAAATGACCCTACAAATGAAAGCAGAGCTTTAGATTTACTTGAAAGAGCTGGGCTTATCAAGCTCAATGACAAGGCTTTAAAAACTCCGCTTGACATAGTGGATAATCCTAAAAAGCTTAAATTCCTAGAGCTTAAAGCCGCACAATTACCTCGTGCTTTAAGCGATGTGGATGTAGCACTTATCCCTACAAATTATGCACTTGGAGCAAAATTAAATCCAAAAGATGGGCTTTTTATCGAAGATGAAGGAAGCTTATATGCTATCGTTTTAGCCGTGCAAGAAAAGGATAAAGATGGCGAGAAAGCACAAGTTATCAAAGAAGTGCTAAAAAGCGAAGCGATTAAAAAATTCATTGAAGAAAAGTATAATGGTGCTGTAATAAGCCTATTTTAAGGGAAAATATGAGGAAAATTTGCTTTGTATTTTTGTTTTTATGGCAAATTTTAGAAGCTGGAAATTTAGATCTAGTCAAAGCTGCCTTAACTAAGGAATATCAAAATAATTTTCCTCAAATTGCTATCAAGCAAGTCGATTTAAAAATCACTTCTTTGCCTAGGGACTTTGAGCAATTTGAATTTTTGCGGATTGCCAATGGGAAATTTAATAAATCTCAAGGTTTTTTAAGAGCGGAGTTTAAAACCCCTCAAAATATCTCCAAAAATGTTTTTTTTCGTTATTTTATCCGTGCAAATTTAGAAGTTTTGCGTAGCACAAGAGCGATAAAAAGGGGTGATAGGCTTGGTGCGCTTGATTATAAGATAGTTCTAATGGACTTTGATAAAGTTCCAAGTAACGCCTTGGGAGTAGAGGATTTAAATAATCTTCTTGCCAAAAGCAATATTAACAAA includes:
- a CDS encoding MetQ/NlpA family ABC transporter substrate-binding protein, which gives rise to MKKIILIISLLFHFAFANDKTIIIGATPTPHAEILEFSKALFKEKGWNLEVKEFADYVLPNLALAQGDLDANLYQHKPFLDEFNANQKSKLVAVDNIILVPMAGYSKKIKNKSLIPQNAKIAIPNDPTNESRALDLLERAGLIKLNDKALKTPLDIVDNPKKLKFLELKAAQLPRALSDVDVALIPTNYALGAKLNPKDGLFIEDEGSLYAIVLAVQEKDKDGEKAQVIKEVLKSEAIKKFIEEKYNGAVISLF
- the flgA gene encoding flagellar basal body P-ring formation chaperone FlgA, with amino-acid sequence MRKICFVFLFLWQILEAGNLDLVKAALTKEYQNNFPQIAIKQVDLKITSLPRDFEQFEFLRIANGKFNKSQGFLRAEFKTPQNISKNVFFRYFIRANLEVLRSTRAIKRGDRLGALDYKIVLMDFDKVPSNALGVEDLNNLLAKSNINKNTILRQNMFKTTAIIKRNDQVIGVLKDSGVDVLIELVALQSANLGERIRVKSKDGKVMQGVVMGKNRVLLQ